GCATCTTCAAACTCAGCAATAAACAGAACAGTATAGGGGCTTGGAAACTCTTCCTTGAGTGCTTCATAATCGAGTTTTGCTTGCAGGTTAGGGGGGATTGCATTGAATGTATCATTGTCAACAATGATTTTTGTGCACTGGTAACCCATGAAAATCGTCAATGCTAGTATCAAAGGCCAGGTTATTTTACGGTACTTAATGAGCTGGTTAACAAAAGAGCTGATCGACACATTTACTCCAGTGAAAAACTGATCTGACAATATCGAAAATAAATAAATTAATTACCATGTGTTACAAAATTAGTGAAATTACCTTTATAATTATACCTGCTTGAAAAATACTACCTTTAAGCCACTGCTACCAACTTATTTAACCGTTTCACGGGAAAAAGCGTTCAATCCGGAAAACTGCGATCTTTTTTGTGTTGGGTTTTATCAAAAATTCACATATGGGATAATATATCGCCTGTATTAACAATTAAGCAAGCCTGAACTGCTTTTAACTTGCCAACATGCAAACACATCCAGCTCTATTTTATGGGGGGGGGAGAATGCTTACTATATTGTAGGCTTTTCACTTACACTGTTGCTTTTTTGCCTTGTAGTTACTTTTTATCCCGAAAACGTCCCTTTTTGACAGAAAGTGACTGGACAACCTATCGTTCCCCCTGGTGGCAGCTCTATTATTCTTCAAAATACTTTAGTCCTGTTAAAAATCCCGCTAACGGGGATTAAAGAAGTGTTTTTCAGTTCAGATCGTGAGAATCGGGAGGTTGAATTTGAGTATTATCCCCTGGAGCGGCTGATCAGAAGAGCTCATGATCTGCTTGATGCCGGTGATGATATCATTATAGGGCATCATCCCCATATTATTAACACTGTTGAACGGTATAGAACAGCTGATGGGCGTAGTGGAGTTATATTTTATTCACTGGGCAACATAACAGCCTGGGCATTGAAGCTACAGATTTAGAAACTGAGTCAAGTTGCAGAAATAACTCTTGAAACAGGTGTGAGTGATGACGGTAAAAAGGTGGTGCGGATAAAGGATGTAACAGTGATGCCTGTGGTGCATATGTTTAGACGAGAAAATAAAAGAGTATAACACAAAATTTTTCCGCTGTTAAGATATGCAGAGCAGGCCAAGAGGGGGATATTCCGCGAGATTGCAGTGGTGCAGAAGTGAAAAAGCTGCTGTCTTTGGAAAAAGAATTCAGAACTCATTTCTATCAGGATGGGATTAATTACATTTAAGATAGGTGATTTTCTGGCATTTTGTAGTGAATGAGTGTATTTTTCTTAACCAGGATTTTTAAACTGAGGATTATATAATGTTAGTTCAAGTTGAAGTAGTATCATTTGCTGTTGATCCGGACAAAAATTCTCCGCTTATAATCTTACAGGAAACCGGGGGTTCAAGGTCACTTTCCGTACCAATCGCACCGCTTGATGCCAGTGCAATTGCAATGCACTCACTTCAGGCTGCTGAACCTGGAAAGCCGCTCACAATTGATCTGGTTAAACTGATTGTTGATCAGCTCGGAGGGGAACTTGCCAGGGTTGTCATATACGATTATAGCGAGCAGGTCTATCTAACACGTTTACAGGTAAGTGTGGGGGATTCGGTTAAAATTATAGATTGCAGACCCTCTGATGCAATAAGTTTGGCTTTAAGGAGCCGGTGTCCTATTTTGGTCAATGACTCGGTTTTTGACAGGATTCAGACGAGTAATAACCTCAGTGAGGCTGAAATCCTCAGAAATAACATATCATCTATAGAAACAATGCAATTTGGTCGGTATATTCTGGAGTAAAATTATACTATGAAAAACTTTGTACTATTATTGTTGTTCTGTTCTGTGTTCTCTCTTCGGGCTTCTGATGGCTCTGCAGTGTTTGAAAGTGCTATGGAGTATTACAAAAATCAGCAATATGGATCAACTGTAAATGTTATCCGTGACCACTTGCGTGAACATGGCAGAGACCCTGAAGCTGAAAGGTTGGTTCCTCTCATAATCGAGGCCTACATCAGAACTGAGGAATATGGACCGGTTGAAAATCTGGTCAGTATGTACTCAAAAAGATTCCAACAGTCATCTTTTCTCCCCAGACTCTATTATCTTGACGGGGTTGCGTCTTCCCGACAGAATGAGTTCAGAAAAGGTATTCAATCTTTCTCAAAAGCCCTGAAGCTGGGTGTGAACCGTGAACTTGACTCTCTGATAATGGTGACCACAGGGAAAATCGCTGCAAACAGTATGGGCATGAATGAGCTTACAGAGCTTGCTTCCGATGAAACTCTTCATCCACGAATTCTCGAAACTATACGGTTTTATACTGTAACAAAACAGCATTCAGCCGGATATCACGCACGGGCAGAAAAAAATGCCACCAATTTTCTAAAACTCTACCCCCGTTCAGATTATGCACCGCAGATCAGGCAAATTGCCCACAGACCTGCATCTTCAGACAGGGGAGTAGTAGATGTAGCAGTTCTTGCACCTCTATCCGGTGAAGCTGATTTTTTCGGAAAAAAAATGGTACAGGGAATACAGACTGCATTTGATAACCACAACAGAAACTCCTCTCGTCAATTACGGATTGTAACTTATGATACAGAGGGCAATATGGTTACAACTGCGCATAGGTCAAGAGAGATTCTTCAGAGAGGAAATCAAAGAGTGGTGATAGGACCTGTGCTTAGTGATAATGCGGTTGTCAGTGCTTCTTTGTTTTCTGGAAACAATATTCTGATGGTTACCCCGACTGCAAGTGAGCAGGGGTTAGCCGGACTTGGGGATAACATCTTTCAGATGAATATCACTTTTGGTACTCTCGGACAGAGTATTGCCCGCTATGCTGTTGAAAACCTCAATATCCGTGAATTTGCTGTCATATCACCAAATTCTCAATATGGAAGATTAACAACAGACCATTTTCTAAACGAACTTAGAAACTACAATGATGTCAGTGTTGTACATGTGGAATATTTTGAAGAGGGTATTCATGATTTCGCTGAACAGATAAGAAATCTCCGCAGGGCTTTGATCAGGCGCCGTCTTGATACCATGGCTGCTGAAGAGGGTCTGGTGAGAACTGTTGGTTCAAACCGGCGACTGAGGGAAGAGAACTTCGCCGATTCCACACTTTCAATCGGTGGAATATTTATGCCTATTGAATCTGAGGACGTGGTGATGCTTGCCCCGCAGTTGGTGTTCCATCGCCTGCGTACCCAAATGCTGGGTTCGAGCGGGTGGCACAACAAGCTTGTTACTGATGAAGCAAGGCAGTATGTAAATGATGCTGTTTTGTCCACTGCTTTTCAGATAAACGAAGAGAGCAGTGAGTGGAAAAGTTTTGAAAGGGCATACAAAAGAAGATACAATGAGGAGCCAAACAGGGTTTCTGCAATGGGGTTTGATGCTGCTCAGTTGGTAATTAGAGCTGTAAACGAATCTGGCGGTAACTTCAACCGTCTGAAAAATTCCCTTTCAAACATCACCAACTTCCAGGGTCTGGCCGGAACTGTTTCCTTTAACAGTGAGTGCGGGGCAAATCAGGAAGCTGTTATAATGAGAATTGTTGAAGATGGGTTCATAAGGGTTTATTAGATATAGCCTGTTTTTGATCGTAAATCTTTCTCGGGGTGGTTAGATGGGGAGCTTACTGTATTTTGTAACCGAAGCAGTGAGGGGGTGTTATCAGGCTAAACTGATGACATTCGTTTCTGTGTTGACAATTGCAGTCTCCATGCTTCTCATTAGCGGTGTGATTCTTGGTATAATAAACACTGATGCACTTCTGAGACGTTCAGAGGATCAGGCTGATCTTGCGGTCTATCTCACAGTGAGGGCATCAGAAGATCATTCTCTTCAAAATACAATTCTTGAGAAGATCGGTTCAAAAAAGCAGGTTCAGGATGTGATACTCATTTCCCAAACTGATGCATGGAACCGCTTTGAAGAAATGTATGGATCAGAGATCCTTGAATCTGTTGATGAGAATCCGTTTCCCGCCTCAATTGAAATAACTCTCAAGGAGGGATATCAAAGCAGTGCTGAAATCTCTGAATTTAAATATGCCATCTCTGAGCTT
The genomic region above belongs to Chitinispirillum alkaliphilum and contains:
- a CDS encoding Capsule biosynthesis protein capA, whose product is MFFSSDRENREVEFEYYPLERLIRRAHDLLDAGDDIIIGHHPHIINTVERYRTADGRSGVIFYSLGNITAWALKLQI
- a CDS encoding Branched-chain amino acid ABC transporter, amino acid-binding protein; translated protein: MKNFVLLLLFCSVFSLRASDGSAVFESAMEYYKNQQYGSTVNVIRDHLREHGRDPEAERLVPLIIEAYIRTEEYGPVENLVSMYSKRFQQSSFLPRLYYLDGVASSRQNEFRKGIQSFSKALKLGVNRELDSLIMVTTGKIAANSMGMNELTELASDETLHPRILETIRFYTVTKQHSAGYHARAEKNATNFLKLYPRSDYAPQIRQIAHRPASSDRGVVDVAVLAPLSGEADFFGKKMVQGIQTAFDNHNRNSSRQLRIVTYDTEGNMVTTAHRSREILQRGNQRVVIGPVLSDNAVVSASLFSGNNILMVTPTASEQGLAGLGDNIFQMNITFGTLGQSIARYAVENLNIREFAVISPNSQYGRLTTDHFLNELRNYNDVSVVHVEYFEEGIHDFAEQIRNLRRALIRRRLDTMAAEEGLVRTVGSNRRLREENFADSTLSIGGIFMPIESEDVVMLAPQLVFHRLRTQMLGSSGWHNKLVTDEARQYVNDAVLSTAFQINEESSEWKSFERAYKRRYNEEPNRVSAMGFDAAQLVIRAVNESGGNFNRLKNSLSNITNFQGLAGTVSFNSECGANQEAVIMRIVEDGFIRVY
- a CDS encoding Cell division protein FtsX; translation: MGSLLYFVTEAVRGCYQAKLMTFVSVLTIAVSMLLISGVILGIINTDALLRRSEDQADLAVYLTVRASEDHSLQNTILEKIGSKKQVQDVILISQTDAWNRFEEMYGSEILESVDENPFPASIEITLKEGYQSSAEISEFKYAISELEGIEAVQYAREWVDFVGRMRSYFFYVSLGLSLLIMLALHAMISNTIKLTIYARKELVRNMHYVGATDFFIKAPFLLEGMLQGGIGASVSVAVIYSLKVVFPNLPLYWGTDFLPPLILSIGVLFGWLGSQSAVRKFLV